From a region of the Acinetobacter calcoaceticus genome:
- a CDS encoding LysR family transcriptional regulator, which produces MIERVSLNSLKFFYFVAKYGSVTLAAKKLFVTQSAVSKQIYNLEEALNTTLFDRKNKTLVMTEQGEILLSCCHQVFGQLDECLIQLSQPKTENKQLVLSCEPTLSMKWLIPRLSKFKKLGHNFEVVLLTAGGVVDFEKDNIDIAIRRNDFDWGEHIYSEKIADEYIAMIQATKSSETNDILISTSRPNFFKSVSRIAELKQSLKGYTKVELEHFYLCLEGCLAGLGVTVISIYMIEKELEWNLLQKNSPVVQDGSAYFLLSHSAFEEDPRKIIFLEWLKAEMSESQHKLL; this is translated from the coding sequence ATGATAGAAAGAGTATCGCTGAATTCATTAAAATTTTTCTATTTTGTGGCGAAGTATGGCAGTGTCACTTTAGCTGCAAAGAAATTATTTGTGACGCAAAGTGCAGTCAGTAAACAGATTTATAATTTAGAAGAAGCTTTAAATACGACTTTGTTCGATCGAAAAAATAAAACACTTGTGATGACTGAGCAGGGTGAAATTTTATTGAGTTGTTGCCATCAGGTTTTTGGTCAACTCGATGAATGTTTAATACAACTAAGCCAACCCAAAACCGAAAACAAACAACTGGTCTTGTCGTGTGAGCCGACTCTTTCCATGAAATGGCTTATACCGCGGTTATCAAAATTTAAAAAGCTTGGTCATAATTTTGAGGTTGTGTTACTCACAGCAGGCGGAGTAGTCGACTTTGAAAAAGATAATATTGATATTGCGATTCGCAGAAATGATTTTGATTGGGGAGAGCATATCTATAGCGAAAAAATTGCCGATGAATACATCGCAATGATTCAAGCAACAAAGTCATCAGAAACTAACGACATACTTATCTCGACCTCTAGGCCAAATTTTTTCAAAAGCGTTAGCCGCATTGCTGAGTTAAAGCAAAGTTTAAAAGGGTACACCAAAGTTGAGCTTGAACATTTTTATCTATGTTTAGAAGGTTGTTTGGCGGGACTTGGTGTAACGGTCATCTCAATTTATATGATTGAAAAAGAGCTTGAGTGGAATTTACTGCAAAAAAATTCACCTGTTGTACAAGACGGTTCAGCCTATTTTTTACTTTCTCATAGCGCTTTTGAAGAAGACCCACGGAAGATTATATTTTTAGAATGGCTAAAAGCAGAGATGAGCGAGAGTCAGCACAAATTACTTTAG
- a CDS encoding flavin reductase, with protein sequence MVQATDFRNAMSLLTSAVSVVTTAGMSGRFGFTASAVCSVTDTPPTLLVCMNQSASSHAHFLDNKILTVNVLGAHHEHISKAFSSKLTPEERFKHGEWIELETGSPVLDDALVSFDCEIDQIQQVGTHTILICPIVAIKQSQHDQSLVYFNRAYHQVGQTEIV encoded by the coding sequence ATGGTTCAAGCAACAGACTTTAGAAATGCAATGTCTTTACTCACAAGTGCGGTTAGTGTTGTGACTACGGCAGGCATGTCTGGTCGTTTTGGATTTACTGCCTCTGCTGTTTGTAGTGTGACTGACACACCACCGACATTATTGGTGTGTATGAACCAATCTGCGAGTTCACATGCACATTTCCTAGATAACAAAATCTTAACTGTGAATGTTTTAGGCGCACACCACGAACATATTTCAAAAGCATTTTCATCTAAGCTCACACCAGAAGAACGCTTTAAACATGGCGAATGGATTGAGTTAGAAACAGGTTCACCTGTGTTAGATGATGCTTTGGTCAGTTTCGATTGCGAGATTGATCAAATTCAACAAGTCGGCACGCATACTATTCTTATTTGTCCGATTGTTGCGATTAAACAAAGCCAGCATGACCAAAGTTTGGTTTATTTTAATCGTGCTTATCACCAAGTGGGGCAGACTGAGATTGTCTAA
- a CDS encoding TetR/AcrR family transcriptional regulator, whose amino-acid sequence MPTLEISSKKLQVVQTAIQLFTTHGFHNAGVDLIAKETKIPKATLYNYFHSKEKLIETCISFQKSRLKEEVLAIVYSHRYASQTDKLKEIVRLHVDVNSLYHLLFKAIFEIKLLYPTAYRMAVEYRKWLLRELFDLVFSLENNTLKPDANMVLNLIDGLMLKVLSSYSVEERDMVLERFWGRGNTVKIK is encoded by the coding sequence ATGCCAACTTTAGAAATATCTTCCAAAAAATTACAGGTTGTTCAAACCGCCATCCAACTTTTTACGACGCATGGATTCCATAATGCAGGAGTAGACCTAATTGCCAAAGAAACTAAAATTCCGAAAGCTACGCTTTATAACTACTTTCACTCCAAAGAGAAGCTCATAGAAACGTGTATAAGTTTTCAAAAAAGCCGACTGAAAGAAGAAGTACTGGCAATTGTCTATTCACACCGTTACGCAAGCCAAACCGATAAACTCAAAGAAATTGTCCGTTTACATGTCGATGTAAATAGCCTTTACCACCTTTTGTTTAAGGCTATTTTTGAAATAAAACTGCTTTATCCAACGGCTTACCGCATGGCCGTTGAATATCGAAAATGGCTACTACGAGAGCTTTTTGATCTGGTCTTTAGTCTGGAAAACAACACACTCAAACCCGATGCAAACATGGTTTTAAACCTAATTGATGGCTTGATGCTAAAAGTGTTGAGTTCATATAGTGTGGAAGAAAGGGATATGGTATTGGAAAGGTTTTGGGGGAGGGGTAATACTGTTAAGATTAAATAG
- a CDS encoding LysE family translocator, giving the protein MAEFIAVILITILAVVSPGADFAIVTKNSYLYGRKIGVLTSLGISLGVLVHVTYTLVAVAFVMTYTPQILNIVKYIGAIYLIYIGYKTFTQKPVLDTAALSSIGTFQAIKYGFFTNALNPKTTLFVISTYTQIVSLTTPKTVLLAYGFFMSFAHFVWFSLVAVLFSSMLLRQKILAKQVLINKVIGSILCALGMILVFTQFQ; this is encoded by the coding sequence ATGGCAGAGTTTATTGCGGTTATTTTAATTACGATTTTGGCAGTGGTAAGCCCCGGAGCTGACTTCGCGATTGTCACGAAAAATAGTTACCTGTACGGTAGGAAAATAGGAGTTTTGACTTCACTGGGAATATCGCTTGGCGTGTTGGTGCATGTGACCTATACACTTGTGGCTGTTGCCTTTGTGATGACCTATACACCGCAAATTTTGAATATTGTTAAATATATTGGTGCGATTTACCTGATCTATATTGGCTATAAAACTTTTACTCAAAAACCTGTTTTAGACACCGCTGCATTAAGTTCTATAGGTACTTTTCAAGCCATAAAATATGGTTTCTTTACTAATGCTTTAAACCCGAAAACCACGCTATTTGTGATTAGTACCTATACTCAAATTGTGAGTTTAACCACACCTAAAACCGTTCTTTTGGCTTATGGCTTTTTTATGTCATTTGCCCATTTTGTATGGTTTTCACTTGTCGCAGTGCTGTTTTCATCCATGCTGTTAAGGCAAAAAATATTAGCCAAGCAAGTACTGATTAATAAAGTGATTGGTTCAATTTTATGTGCTTTAGGTATGATTCTGGTTTTTACTCAGTTTCAATAG
- a CDS encoding DUF1852 domain-containing protein, which yields MSKEFTFTIKSICFDENYRPADNTRITTNFANLARGMSREENLRNTLRMIDNRFNALAHWDNPKGDRYGVELEIISVEMNIEAENRTSGLPLIEILKTNIVDKKTNERIEGIVGNNFSSYVRDYDFSVLLLDHNKNQSTFSTPEKFGELHGNLFKSFINSETYRANFKKAPVICLSVSTTKEYHRTENEHPVLGVEYKQEDYSLTDEYFQKMGLKVRYFMPKNSVAPLAFYFTGDLLSDYTNLELISTISTMETFQKIYRPEIYNANSVAGKSYQPSLKNEDYSLTRIVYDREERSRLAIEQGKFVEEQFIKPYQAILEQWSAKYAPN from the coding sequence ATGAGTAAAGAATTTACATTTACGATTAAGAGTATTTGTTTCGATGAGAACTATCGTCCAGCAGACAATACGCGTATTACAACCAATTTTGCTAACTTGGCGAGAGGGATGAGCCGCGAAGAGAATTTGCGTAACACATTACGGATGATCGACAATCGTTTCAATGCCTTAGCTCATTGGGACAACCCGAAAGGCGACCGCTATGGCGTTGAACTTGAAATCATTTCAGTTGAAATGAATATTGAAGCTGAAAATCGTACAAGCGGGCTTCCTTTAATCGAAATATTGAAAACCAATATTGTTGATAAAAAGACCAATGAACGCATTGAAGGCATTGTAGGCAACAACTTCTCATCTTATGTACGTGACTATGACTTTAGTGTGCTCTTGTTAGACCACAATAAAAATCAGTCTACTTTTAGTACACCAGAGAAATTTGGCGAATTGCACGGTAACTTGTTTAAGAGCTTTATTAACTCTGAGACTTACAGAGCCAACTTTAAAAAAGCGCCAGTGATTTGCCTCAGTGTTTCAACAACTAAAGAATATCACCGTACTGAAAATGAACACCCTGTTTTGGGTGTTGAATATAAGCAAGAAGACTATTCATTAACTGATGAATATTTCCAAAAAATGGGCTTAAAAGTTCGCTATTTCATGCCGAAAAATAGCGTTGCGCCTTTAGCGTTCTATTTTACAGGTGATTTGTTAAGTGATTACACCAACCTTGAGTTGATCAGCACCATCAGCACGATGGAAACGTTCCAAAAGATTTACCGCCCTGAAATTTACAATGCAAATTCAGTTGCTGGGAAATCTTATCAGCCAAGTTTGAAGAATGAAGATTACTCACTTACTCGAATTGTGTATGACCGAGAAGAACGTAGCCGTCTGGCTATTGAGCAGGGGAAGTTTGTTGAAGAGCAATTTATCAAACCATACCAAGCGATTCTTGAGCAGTGGTCTGCTAAATACGCTCCTAATTAA
- a CDS encoding fatty acid desaturase yields the protein MTDSEKTEHIKKVVTAEGVALRKRHPILNHQNAIGAMILFISLVGMIATAVLYINNQLSAWFAIPMIAFFASLTHELEHDLIHWMYFRKKPWAHHLMMGLVWLARPSTINPWKRRELHFNHHKNSGTEVDLEERALTNGEQWSIRRLVAIGDNGFAVLLRIIAASNWTVRKVIFKRAFLAYFPLGIIHWSLWYIFLGFHAVDMISSLANAPIAWSATTLNVMHVINILTVVWIAPNVLRTFCLHFVTSNMHYYGDVELGNVIQQTQVLTPWWMIPFQLFCFNFGSTHAIHHFVVKEPFYIRQMTAPVAHKVMRDMGVRFNDVGTFKRANRWNVNDLSESNT from the coding sequence ATGACTGATAGCGAAAAAACGGAACACATTAAAAAAGTGGTCACGGCAGAAGGTGTGGCTTTACGCAAACGCCATCCCATTTTGAACCATCAAAACGCGATAGGAGCGATGATTCTATTTATTTCCCTCGTTGGAATGATTGCTACGGCCGTGCTCTATATAAATAATCAGCTTTCAGCTTGGTTCGCAATTCCAATGATTGCATTTTTTGCATCTCTTACCCATGAGTTAGAACACGACCTGATTCACTGGATGTATTTTAGAAAAAAACCATGGGCACATCACCTTATGATGGGTCTAGTGTGGTTAGCTCGCCCAAGTACCATTAACCCGTGGAAACGCCGTGAGCTTCATTTTAATCATCATAAAAATTCAGGCACTGAGGTCGATTTAGAAGAAAGAGCGCTCACCAATGGAGAGCAGTGGAGCATTCGCCGACTCGTCGCGATTGGTGATAATGGCTTTGCAGTTTTGCTACGCATTATTGCTGCAAGCAATTGGACTGTTAGAAAAGTTATTTTTAAACGTGCGTTCTTAGCTTATTTTCCACTTGGAATTATTCATTGGTCTCTTTGGTATATCTTTTTAGGCTTCCATGCAGTTGATATGATCTCAAGCTTGGCAAATGCACCGATCGCATGGTCAGCTACAACCCTAAATGTTATGCATGTGATTAATATTCTGACTGTGGTGTGGATTGCGCCAAATGTGCTGCGTACTTTCTGTCTGCACTTTGTGACAAGCAATATGCATTACTACGGTGATGTTGAATTGGGCAATGTGATTCAACAAACGCAAGTATTAACACCGTGGTGGATGATACCGTTCCAATTGTTCTGTTTTAACTTTGGTTCGACGCATGCCATTCATCATTTTGTAGTGAAAGAGCCTTTCTACATTCGACAAATGACTGCGCCTGTTGCCCATAAAGTCATGCGTGATATGGGTGTTCGATTTAACGATGTCGGAACCTTTAAAAGAGCAAATCGTTGGAATGTAAATGATTTATCTGAATCGAATACTTAA
- a CDS encoding alpha/beta fold hydrolase, translating into MANLPTPKKTLDLKTSYGTVRVYYFDSGKNTKEPFVLLPGRSASTPMWSPNLAGLLKSRSVYTVDLINEAGMSKQTKAITNAEDQAKWLDEALTQLPESKLHLIGVSIGGWTATNYVVHFPNKVASLSLIDPVFVFDNIPLTTILISIPASITVIPTPIRNYMLSYISGGATVKADDPVAQLIETGMHTFSVKTPTPTRISKEQLKRIDIPVFALMAGRSVMNDSETAVSNAQESLKKGTVDMIKDASHAINGEYADEVNTKIIHFVDTVAPM; encoded by the coding sequence ATGGCGAACTTGCCCACGCCCAAAAAAACACTTGACCTAAAGACATCATATGGCACGGTTCGAGTTTATTATTTTGATAGTGGCAAGAATACAAAAGAACCCTTTGTACTACTACCGGGCCGATCAGCATCTACACCCATGTGGAGCCCAAACCTTGCGGGTTTATTAAAGAGTCGTTCAGTCTATACCGTCGACTTAATCAATGAAGCCGGAATGAGTAAGCAAACTAAAGCGATTACCAACGCTGAAGATCAAGCAAAATGGCTAGATGAAGCACTGACTCAATTGCCTGAGAGTAAGCTTCATCTTATAGGTGTATCTATTGGCGGTTGGACAGCAACTAACTATGTCGTGCACTTTCCCAATAAGGTAGCAAGTCTTAGTCTTATCGATCCTGTATTTGTATTTGATAATATTCCGCTGACCACAATCCTCATCTCAATTCCAGCATCAATTACTGTGATTCCAACACCTATACGCAATTATATGCTGAGCTATATTTCAGGAGGAGCCACGGTCAAAGCAGATGACCCCGTCGCGCAGCTCATTGAAACAGGGATGCATACGTTCTCAGTCAAGACACCAACACCAACACGGATTAGTAAAGAACAATTAAAACGTATCGATATCCCCGTCTTTGCTTTGATGGCAGGTCGCAGTGTTATGAATGACTCTGAAACTGCCGTTTCCAATGCGCAAGAGAGCCTAAAGAAAGGTACTGTAGATATGATTAAAGATGCTTCACATGCAATCAACGGAGAGTATGCTGATGAAGTAAATACCAAGATCATTCACTTTGTAGATACCGTAGCACCTATGTAA
- a CDS encoding methionine synthase produces MMKLLPTSTAGSLPKPSWLAEPEKLWSPWKLENEGLIEGKKDALRLALHEQQLAGIDIVSDGEQTRQHFVTTFIEHLNGVDFEKRETVRIRDRYDASVPSVVGAVSRQKPVFVEDAKFLRQQTDQPIKWALPGPMTMIDTLYDGHYKSREKLAWEFAKILNQEARELEAAGVDIIQFDEPAFNVFFDEVNDWGVATLERAIEGLKCETAVHICYGYGIKANTDWKKTLGSEWRQYEEAFPKLQKSNIDIISLECHNSHVPIDLLELIRGKKVMVGAIDVASNQIETPEEVANTLRKALQFVDADKLYPCTNCGMAPLSREVARGKLNALSAGAEIVRRELTGFDLTA; encoded by the coding sequence ATCATGAAATTATTACCGACTTCAACTGCTGGCAGCTTACCAAAACCATCTTGGCTTGCAGAACCTGAAAAGCTTTGGTCGCCTTGGAAACTCGAAAACGAAGGCCTGATTGAAGGTAAAAAAGACGCGTTACGTTTGGCGTTGCACGAACAACAACTTGCTGGCATTGATATTGTCAGCGATGGAGAACAAACCCGCCAACACTTTGTGACCACGTTTATTGAACACTTAAATGGCGTAGATTTTGAGAAACGCGAAACAGTTCGAATTCGTGACCGTTACGATGCAAGCGTGCCGTCTGTTGTGGGTGCTGTTTCTCGTCAAAAACCTGTGTTTGTTGAAGATGCTAAGTTCTTACGTCAACAAACTGATCAACCCATTAAGTGGGCGTTACCTGGCCCAATGACCATGATTGATACGCTTTACGATGGTCACTACAAGAGCCGTGAAAAACTTGCTTGGGAATTTGCTAAAATTTTGAACCAAGAAGCGCGTGAGTTAGAAGCTGCTGGTGTAGACATCATTCAGTTTGACGAACCTGCATTTAACGTATTCTTTGACGAAGTAAATGACTGGGGCGTTGCGACTTTAGAGCGTGCAATTGAAGGTCTAAAATGTGAAACTGCGGTCCACATTTGCTACGGTTACGGCATTAAAGCCAACACCGACTGGAAAAAGACTCTAGGTTCGGAATGGCGCCAATACGAAGAAGCTTTCCCGAAACTGCAAAAATCTAACATCGATATCATCTCGTTAGAATGTCACAACTCACATGTGCCTATCGATTTACTTGAACTCATTCGCGGTAAAAAAGTCATGGTCGGCGCGATTGATGTTGCATCTAACCAGATTGAAACACCAGAAGAAGTGGCTAACACACTACGTAAAGCACTTCAGTTTGTAGATGCAGATAAGCTTTACCCTTGCACAAACTGCGGTATGGCACCTCTTTCTCGTGAAGTTGCACGTGGCAAGTTAAATGCTTTAAGTGCTGGTGCAGAAATTGTTCGCAGAGAACTTACTGGTTTTGATCTTACTGCTTAA
- a CDS encoding AraC family transcriptional regulator: protein MPQTATALASWVKAIQKALEKAGVDSQPLLKQAGLDVQALNDPDARYSLKNTANLWKLAVQATQDSCFGLKVASQVNQNTFHVLGHSLITSTTLKEMFLRIIRYFRIVTDIPELEFYGEGKNHYFVIHVPDEVQPESIDAFISVFIRSSRALQGSVFSPLRIELRRSEPEDLETFQSILKAPTVFNALKDMIVFDTATIEQPLDGGNPSLTQEYDEIINRYLARFDKENILARVKVKLIEKLSTGDFQQQDVAKSLGLSIRSLQRKLSAENTSYSELLDNTRHELALSYIKNSSHNITEIAYILGFTDVSSFTRAFRRWTDLSPLHYREKHLSCS from the coding sequence ATGCCACAGACAGCAACGGCACTGGCTAGCTGGGTTAAAGCGATTCAAAAAGCGCTTGAGAAAGCAGGTGTAGATAGCCAACCTTTATTAAAACAAGCTGGTTTAGATGTTCAGGCCCTAAACGATCCAGATGCGCGCTATTCATTAAAAAACACAGCAAATTTATGGAAATTAGCCGTTCAAGCGACTCAGGACTCATGCTTTGGCCTTAAAGTTGCCAGCCAAGTCAATCAAAATACATTTCATGTGTTGGGCCATTCACTCATTACCAGCACAACACTAAAAGAAATGTTTTTAAGAATTATTCGTTACTTCCGCATAGTGACCGACATTCCTGAACTTGAGTTTTATGGCGAGGGAAAAAATCATTATTTCGTTATTCATGTTCCCGACGAAGTTCAACCCGAATCTATTGATGCTTTTATCTCTGTTTTTATTCGTTCAAGTCGCGCGTTACAAGGTTCTGTTTTTTCGCCATTACGTATTGAACTGAGACGCTCGGAACCCGAAGATCTAGAAACTTTTCAAAGTATTTTAAAAGCCCCGACTGTGTTTAATGCCCTCAAAGACATGATTGTATTTGACACAGCAACCATAGAGCAGCCTTTAGACGGTGGGAACCCTAGCCTCACCCAAGAATATGATGAGATTATTAATCGTTATCTCGCACGCTTTGATAAAGAAAATATATTGGCTCGTGTGAAAGTAAAACTCATTGAAAAATTATCTACAGGCGACTTTCAACAGCAAGACGTTGCGAAAAGTTTAGGCTTAAGTATACGAAGTCTGCAACGCAAGCTTTCGGCAGAAAATACCTCTTATAGCGAGCTACTCGACAATACCCGGCACGAACTCGCTTTGTCGTATATTAAAAACTCAAGCCACAATATTACCGAAATTGCCTATATTCTTGGCTTTACCGATGTGAGTAGTTTTACACGTGCTTTTCGACGCTGGACAGATTTATCACCGCTACACTATCGGGAAAAGCATCTGTCTTGTTCTTAA